TTCCAGGCTGCCGCGCAGCGCTTGCCGGTCCTGGCTGCCAGCCGACAACACGCACAAGCCCATCGGCGCCAGCTGGCCATCGCCAACCACACAGACTTGTTCGATGCGTGCATGTTCAGCCAGGCGGTTTTCGATCGGCGCCGGGGCCACGTACTTGCCCTTGCTGGTCTTGAAGATCTCCTTGAGCCGCCCGGTCAGGCGCAGGCGCCCGTCGGCGTCCTGCTCGCCCTTGTCACCGGTGCGCAGGAAGCCATCCTCGGTGAGGGTTTCGGCGGTTTTCTGCGGGTCCTTGAAGTAGCCGAGCATCGTGGCGCCGCTGCGTACCTGCACTTCGCCCGTCGGGTCGATGCGCACCTCAACGCCAGGGCATGGCAGGCCGATCCAGCCGAGCGTTTGCTGGCCAGGGCGACACACATGGGAATAGCCGCAGCTTTCGGTCATCCCATACACCTCCAGCACGTCCAGGCCCAGGCGTTGATACCAGCGCAGCAAGGCTTCTGGCACCGGGGCTGCACCGGACAGCGCGATGCGCAGCGCATCCAGGCCCAGCCCGGCCAACACTTTGTGGCCGACGCGCTTGCCGATAAAAGGCAGGCGCAACAGGGTGTCGAGGCGCTTTTCCGGGATTTTGGCGTAGACGCCCATCTGGAACTTGGTCCAGATACGCGGTACGCCGAACAAGGCCGTGGGGCGCGCCCGGCGCAGGTCAGTCAGAAACGTCTCGAGGCTTTCGGCGAAAAACACGGTTTGCCCGGTATAGATCGCCGCCAGCTCGACAAACATGCGCTCTGCCACATGGCACAGCGGCAGGTAGGACAGCAGCCGATCATCCTCGCCCAAGCCAAATATCTGCGTGCCGCGCGTGGCGGCAAAACCCAAGGCGCCGAAGGTTTGCATCACGCCCTTGGGCAAGCCGGTGGTGCCGGAGGTGTAAACAATGGTGGCCAGGTTCGCGGCCTCTGGCAGAGGGTTGTCCTGGATCGGCGAACACCCTTGCAGGTCTGCCCAGCTGAAATCGAACTCACCCGCCGGGCACAGTGGCAGGCTGATGGTCGGCAAACCGGCGGGAATCCCCGGCGCCATCGCAGGCCAGTCATCCAGCTTGCCGATCAACACCAGCGCCGTCTCCGAATGCGTGAGCACGTGGTTGACGGAGTCCGCCGTGAGGTTGGGGTACAACGGTACCGACACATGCCCGGCCATCCAGATCGCCAGGTCGGCAATGATCCAGTGCGCGCAGTTTTTTGAGATCAGGGCAATGTGCGAGCCCTGGGGCAATGCCCGGGCGCGCAGCCAATGCGCGGCGCAACGGGCCTGATGGCCGACATCGCCCCAGGTGAGCGTCTGCACCTCGCCGCCGCCGATGGGTTGCACCAGAAAGGGTTTGCGCGGGTGTCGCGCTTCACGTTCGAAGAAGACCTGCAACGGCAAACGAAAAGCGACAGGCATGGGACGCGCTCCTTTGTGATCCGATGATAGCCAACCAAGCACTTGCTTGGTTGACTATATAGCACACAAAGTCGCGATTGCTTTTCCTACGGATGCTTCACACTGACCAGGCTCATCAGCCCCGCCAGCGGAAAATCGCCTTCCAGCTCCGCCAGGCTGGCGGTGTGCATCGGCTCTGGCTGGCGCTGATGACCATGCTGCAAAAAGCTGATCAGGCTGCCAACCAAGGGTTGGTGGCTGACCAGCAGCACGTTGTCATCGGTGTCGAGCTTTTCCAGCACTTGCAGCGGGTTGCCGTCGGGCGTCAGCCACGGCACGGTGCGGATCTGCGGTTCGAAACCCAATGCGTCACGCACCAGATGCGCCGTCTGCTGCGCCCGCACATAGGGGCTTGCAAGGATGGCACTGATGGGCTGGCCAATCAGGTGCGCGGCACTGCGCAACACTTCGCCACGGCCATACTCGGTAAGGTTGCGTTCGGCGTCGGTACGCGCATGCCCTTCGGCTTCACCGTGACGCAAAATCCATAGCTTCACAGCTTTGGCTCCTCATCACGCGCCGGGTGCGGCGCGGGCGGCACGCTGTGGGCGGCTTCGCCTTCGGGTGCGCGTGGGGTTGGCCAATCGGCGAACGGCCAGGGTTTCTGCTCGGTGTGAAAGCTGCCGAAACGGCCGATCTGCGCCAGGAACTGGCTGAGGCTGTCGCCAAAATTCATCAGGCCCAGGTTCGGCGCGCCGTAGATCAGGCGATAGATCAGCTGCACCACCACCAGCGCACCGAGCAGGAACTGCGCCACTTGCCACACCAGGGCAAACACCAGCATCCACAGGACGCGCAGCAGGATGGACTCGTATTTTGGGCTGTCTTTCGGATCGTTCATGTGCGCGTTCCTCAGTTGAAACCGCTGGTGGAAATAAAGTCGACGTCGGTTTTGGGCTCGGCGCGCATCAGCAACTCGATCACCTGGTTCAAGGTGCGCCCTTCAAACAGGATCGCGTGCAGCCCGGCAACCAGCGGCATATACACACCGACTTCCTGGGCCTTGGCCTTCAACACCTTGAGGGTGTTGACGCCTTCGGCGACTTCGCCCAGGCGCGTGACCGCGTCT
The window above is part of the Pseudomonas sp. KBS0710 genome. Proteins encoded here:
- a CDS encoding AMP-binding protein: MPVAFRLPLQVFFEREARHPRKPFLVQPIGGGEVQTLTWGDVGHQARCAAHWLRARALPQGSHIALISKNCAHWIIADLAIWMAGHVSVPLYPNLTADSVNHVLTHSETALVLIGKLDDWPAMAPGIPAGLPTISLPLCPAGEFDFSWADLQGCSPIQDNPLPEAANLATIVYTSGTTGLPKGVMQTFGALGFAATRGTQIFGLGEDDRLLSYLPLCHVAERMFVELAAIYTGQTVFFAESLETFLTDLRRARPTALFGVPRIWTKFQMGVYAKIPEKRLDTLLRLPFIGKRVGHKVLAGLGLDALRIALSGAAPVPEALLRWYQRLGLDVLEVYGMTESCGYSHVCRPGQQTLGWIGLPCPGVEVRIDPTGEVQVRSGATMLGYFKDPQKTAETLTEDGFLRTGDKGEQDADGRLRLTGRLKEIFKTSKGKYVAPAPIENRLAEHARIEQVCVVGDGQLAPMGLCVLSAGSQDRQALRGSLERWLEQVNGALDKHERLRQLVVVKDSWAVENGFLTPTLKIKRNVIESTYGAQFSSWSERSETIVWQD
- the sixA gene encoding phosphohistidine phosphatase SixA; translation: MKLWILRHGEAEGHARTDAERNLTEYGRGEVLRSAAHLIGQPISAILASPYVRAQQTAHLVRDALGFEPQIRTVPWLTPDGNPLQVLEKLDTDDNVLLVSHQPLVGSLISFLQHGHQRQPEPMHTASLAELEGDFPLAGLMSLVSVKHP
- a CDS encoding DUF4389 domain-containing protein, whose product is MNDPKDSPKYESILLRVLWMLVFALVWQVAQFLLGALVVVQLIYRLIYGAPNLGLMNFGDSLSQFLAQIGRFGSFHTEQKPWPFADWPTPRAPEGEAAHSVPPAPHPARDEEPKL